Proteins co-encoded in one Halococcoides cellulosivorans genomic window:
- a CDS encoding adenylyltransferase/cytidyltransferase family protein yields the protein MSTVIAQGTFDLLHPGHLHYLREAATMGDSLVVIVARRSNVTHKPDPVVPDAQRREMVAALDPVDDAILGHETDIFVPIERIEPSVIVLGYDQHHDEADLEAALVERGIDCRVERASPREHHDDELLSTGDIVDRILDRRKSTAESE from the coding sequence GTGAGCACGGTCATCGCCCAGGGGACGTTCGACCTGCTCCACCCGGGGCATTTGCACTACCTCCGTGAGGCCGCCACGATGGGTGACTCGCTGGTCGTCATCGTCGCGCGCCGATCGAACGTCACCCACAAACCCGATCCCGTCGTCCCGGACGCCCAGCGCCGCGAGATGGTCGCCGCACTCGATCCGGTCGACGACGCCATTCTCGGCCACGAGACCGACATCTTCGTGCCGATCGAGCGGATCGAACCGAGTGTGATCGTCCTGGGGTACGACCAGCACCACGACGAAGCAGACCTGGAAGCGGCCCTGGTCGAGCGCGGGATCGACTGTCGAGTCGAACGCGCGAGTCCGCGTGAGCACCACGACGACGAGTTGCTCTCGACCGGCGACATCGTCGATCGGATTCTCGACCGTCGAAAATCCACGGCCGAGTCAGAGTGA
- a CDS encoding pyridoxal phosphate-dependent aminotransferase, with amino-acid sequence MSAPFEFADRVGRVEPSATIAISNLAAELEADGVDVVDLSVGAPDFETPANIKRAAKTALDEGHTGYTSSNGIPALKEAIVEKLHGDGLDQYGTENLIVTPGGKQALYEVFQTLIDGNDGQGPSASGTSSRSGDEVALLDPAWVSYEAMAKLAGGSLVRVDTEAHDFALEPALDDLRAAVSADTELLVVNSPGNPHGQVYTDAALEGVRDIAVEYDITVISDEIYKSIVYDGREPTSLGALDGMRDRTITLNGFSKAYAMTGWRLGYFAAPESIVEQAGKLHSHSVTCAVNFVQHAGVEALANTDDAVEEMRAAFEDRRDMLVEAFREYGVDPPVPQGAFYLMLPVAEDDQAWAERAVEDAAVATVPGSAFGTPGYVRLSYAASRDRLQEGVDRLAEADLI; translated from the coding sequence ATGTCCGCACCTTTCGAGTTCGCTGACCGGGTCGGCCGGGTCGAGCCGAGTGCTACCATCGCGATCAGTAACCTCGCCGCCGAACTGGAGGCCGATGGCGTCGACGTCGTCGATCTGAGCGTCGGCGCGCCCGACTTCGAGACGCCTGCAAACATCAAGCGCGCGGCCAAGACCGCTCTCGACGAGGGCCACACGGGGTACACCTCCTCGAACGGGATCCCCGCGCTCAAAGAGGCGATCGTCGAGAAACTCCACGGCGACGGCCTCGATCAGTACGGCACCGAGAACCTCATCGTCACGCCCGGGGGGAAACAGGCCCTCTACGAGGTCTTCCAGACGCTGATCGACGGCAATGACGGGCAGGGCCCGTCTGCCAGCGGGACGTCGTCCCGCTCTGGCGACGAAGTCGCCCTCCTCGATCCCGCGTGGGTGTCCTACGAGGCGATGGCGAAACTCGCGGGTGGCTCACTCGTCCGGGTCGACACCGAGGCCCACGACTTCGCGCTCGAACCCGCCCTCGACGATCTCCGGGCGGCAGTCAGCGCGGACACCGAACTCCTCGTCGTCAACTCGCCTGGCAATCCCCACGGCCAGGTCTACACCGACGCGGCGCTCGAAGGCGTCCGCGATATCGCCGTCGAGTACGATATCACGGTCATCTCCGACGAGATCTACAAGTCGATCGTCTACGACGGTCGCGAACCGACGAGTCTCGGGGCGCTCGACGGCATGCGCGACCGGACGATCACGCTCAACGGCTTCTCGAAGGCGTACGCGATGACGGGCTGGCGACTGGGCTATTTCGCCGCGCCCGAGTCGATCGTCGAGCAGGCCGGGAAACTGCACAGCCACTCGGTGACGTGTGCGGTGAACTTCGTCCAGCACGCCGGCGTCGAGGCCCTCGCAAACACCGACGACGCCGTCGAAGAGATGCGCGCGGCGTTCGAGGATCGGCGCGACATGCTCGTCGAGGCGTTCCGCGAGTACGGCGTCGACCCGCCGGTCCCGCAGGGAGCCTTTTATCTCATGTTGCCCGTTGCCGAGGACGACCAGGCGTGGGCCGAGCGCGCGGTCGAGGACGCCGCCGTCGCGACGGTCCCCGGGAGCGCGTTCGGGACGCCAGGCTACGTCCGACTCTCGTATGCCGCGAGTAGAGACCGACTGCAGGAGGGTGTCGACCGTCTGGCCGAGGCCGACCTGATCTAG
- the ribH gene encoding 6,7-dimethyl-8-ribityllumazine synthase, protein MIRLGLVVARFEKSAALIDEMAEHARAAAADRDAEIVTELTVPGAYDTPLAADRLARREDIDAVAVLGAIVSGDTDHDQVIGTAAAQGLDRVSLDRDTPVTLGITGPGMSHDEAAARVEKGATAVESAIDLVESLPT, encoded by the coding sequence ATGATCAGACTGGGCCTCGTCGTCGCGCGCTTCGAGAAGTCCGCTGCCCTCATCGACGAGATGGCCGAGCACGCCCGTGCTGCGGCCGCCGATCGCGACGCCGAGATCGTCACCGAACTCACCGTCCCCGGCGCATACGACACCCCGCTGGCGGCGGATCGCCTTGCCCGCCGAGAGGACATCGACGCCGTCGCCGTGCTCGGTGCGATCGTCTCGGGCGACACCGATCACGATCAGGTGATCGGGACCGCCGCGGCCCAGGGGCTCGATCGGGTCAGCCTCGACCGGGACACGCCCGTCACGCTCGGGATCACCGGCCCGGGGATGAGCCACGACGAGGCCGCCGCGCGCGTCGAGAAAGGCGCGACTGCCGTCGAGAGCGCGATCGACCTCGTCGAATCCCTGCCCACGTAA
- a CDS encoding phytoene/squalene synthase family protein, which translates to MHSDLPDADREWCHEAVQDVSRTFALTVEVLDEPMATRICVGYLLCRVADTIEDAGHIPPDEQRRLLASYEAAIDPDDATTMPAFRDAVDEHLPPADDRNDDWRVLAKASTIWATFQQQPESVRAAIRPSVREMVAGMAEFIDRHADSGGLRIANREELEEYCHYAAGTVGTLVTRLLTRGEVDHDDADRMAATSEEFGLLLQLINVAKDVHDDFREENNVYLPTEWLTEEGVDPEEVLDPANREGAARVVRRTADHAAGYLDDAQTYLEAMPLVEGNTLAAWGVPYLLGVGTLRELRERPADALTETGVKVDREEVFAVVAALEGATDRDVLDELRSTIAEQPLHHATVEPHQS; encoded by the coding sequence ATGCATTCAGATCTCCCCGACGCCGATCGCGAGTGGTGCCACGAGGCGGTTCAGGACGTCTCCCGGACGTTCGCGCTGACCGTCGAAGTGCTCGACGAGCCGATGGCGACGCGCATCTGCGTCGGATACCTCCTCTGTCGGGTGGCCGACACCATCGAAGACGCCGGGCACATCCCGCCCGACGAGCAGCGCCGCCTGCTCGCATCCTACGAGGCGGCGATCGATCCCGATGACGCGACGACGATGCCTGCGTTCCGCGACGCCGTCGACGAGCATCTCCCGCCCGCGGACGACCGGAACGACGACTGGCGCGTGCTCGCGAAGGCCTCGACGATCTGGGCGACCTTCCAGCAGCAACCCGAATCGGTTCGCGCCGCGATCCGCCCCTCGGTCCGGGAGATGGTTGCGGGCATGGCCGAGTTCATCGATCGCCACGCCGATTCGGGCGGGCTTCGGATCGCCAATCGTGAGGAACTCGAAGAGTACTGCCACTACGCCGCCGGGACCGTCGGGACGCTCGTGACCCGCCTGCTCACGCGTGGCGAGGTCGACCACGACGACGCCGACCGGATGGCCGCCACGAGCGAGGAGTTCGGTCTCCTCTTGCAACTCATCAACGTCGCCAAAGACGTTCACGACGACTTCCGCGAGGAGAACAACGTCTATCTCCCGACGGAGTGGCTTACCGAAGAGGGGGTCGACCCCGAGGAGGTCCTCGACCCCGCGAATCGCGAGGGGGCTGCCCGGGTCGTCCGCCGCACGGCCGACCACGCCGCGGGCTATCTCGACGACGCCCAGACCTACCTCGAAGCGATGCCGCTAGTCGAAGGCAACACGCTCGCCGCCTGGGGCGTGCCCTACCTGCTCGGTGTCGGCACGCTCCGCGAACTCCGCGAGCGACCGGCGGACGCACTCACCGAGACGGGCGTCAAGGTCGACCGCGAGGAGGTGTTCGCGGTCGTCGCGGCGCTGGAGGGCGCGACCGATCGCGACGTGCTCGACGAACTGCGCTCGACGATCGCCGAACAGCCACTCCACCACGCGACCGTCGAGCCCCATCAGTCGTAG
- a CDS encoding aminotransferase class V-fold PLP-dependent enzyme translates to MPTAEELDVEAIRADFPVLDRRVGDSDLVYLDNAATTQTPEPVIDAITEYYREYNANVHRGLHQLSQEASIAYEEAHDTVAEFIGADGREEVVFTANTTMAENLVAYAWGLNNLEPGDEVVLTQMEHHASLVTWQQIAERTGATVRYIRVDDAGRLDMDHAREIVGPDTAMASIVHVSNVLGTINPVAELADMVHEQDGLIFVDGAQAVPNRPVDVAAIDADFYAFSGHKMAGPTGIGVLYGKERLLESMEPFLYGGEMIEKVTYEDSRWNELPWKFEAGTPPIAQAVALDRAIEYLESIGMDRIAAHENSIAQYAIEQLHAMEGVTVYGPPAGAERGGLVAFSLDTVHAHDIASIVNDHGVAIRAGDHCTQPLHDTLGIAATARASFYVYNRREEVDALIEALDAAREIFA, encoded by the coding sequence ATGCCCACAGCCGAGGAACTCGACGTGGAGGCGATCCGGGCGGACTTTCCCGTCCTGGATCGCCGTGTCGGGGATAGCGATCTCGTCTATCTCGACAACGCCGCGACGACCCAGACCCCAGAGCCCGTGATCGACGCGATCACGGAGTACTACCGGGAGTACAACGCGAACGTCCATCGCGGCCTCCACCAACTGAGCCAGGAGGCCTCGATCGCCTACGAAGAGGCCCACGACACCGTCGCGGAGTTTATCGGGGCCGACGGACGTGAGGAGGTCGTCTTCACCGCGAACACGACGATGGCCGAGAACCTCGTCGCGTACGCGTGGGGGCTGAACAACCTTGAGCCGGGCGACGAGGTCGTCCTCACGCAGATGGAACACCACGCGTCGCTGGTCACCTGGCAACAGATCGCCGAGCGCACGGGCGCGACCGTCCGGTACATTCGCGTCGACGACGCGGGCCGTCTCGACATGGATCACGCCCGCGAAATCGTCGGGCCCGACACCGCGATGGCGTCGATCGTCCACGTCTCGAACGTTCTCGGGACGATCAACCCCGTCGCCGAACTCGCTGACATGGTCCACGAACAGGACGGGTTGATCTTCGTCGACGGCGCACAGGCCGTGCCGAACCGGCCGGTCGACGTCGCGGCGATCGACGCCGATTTCTACGCGTTTTCGGGGCACAAGATGGCCGGCCCGACCGGGATCGGCGTGCTGTACGGCAAAGAACGCCTGCTCGAATCGATGGAGCCGTTCCTCTACGGCGGCGAGATGATCGAGAAAGTCACCTACGAGGACTCCCGCTGGAACGAACTGCCCTGGAAGTTCGAGGCGGGCACGCCGCCGATCGCCCAGGCCGTCGCGCTCGACCGCGCGATCGAGTACCTCGAATCGATCGGGATGGACCGCATCGCGGCCCACGAGAATTCGATCGCCCAGTACGCCATCGAGCAGTTACACGCCATGGAGGGCGTGACCGTCTACGGTCCGCCCGCCGGAGCGGAGCGCGGCGGTCTCGTCGCCTTTTCGCTGGACACAGTCCACGCTCACGACATCGCCTCGATCGTCAACGATCACGGCGTCGCGATCCGTGCGGGCGATCACTGTACCCAACCGCTGCACGACACGCTGGGGATCGCCGCGACCGCGCGCGCCTCGTTTTACGTCTACAATCGCCGTGAGGAGGTCGACGCCCTGATCGAGGCCCTCGACGCCGCCCGTGAGATCTTCGCCTAG
- a CDS encoding DUF4013 domain-containing protein, with protein MSDPFDPALDPLRSVRGLDGVAALGGLYVLTAVTVPVVPLVAGVGYLVEVLDAVARGDDHPGVFENVGRLARLTVGGTVISALYGGVPAVILAMTLYGASGLPGDAAQGTITGLAITLGSTASLFLAMAIAYALPAAWGLYAHSGRLRDALALGRLGPITRAPAYFVWTVTGWTVLIGGLAIGDALSVFVVGFFVAGYATVVTVGCWGRGLARTDAAPGG; from the coding sequence GTGAGCGATCCGTTCGATCCGGCGCTGGACCCGCTGCGGTCGGTGCGCGGGCTCGACGGCGTCGCCGCACTCGGAGGGCTCTACGTGCTCACGGCGGTGACCGTCCCGGTCGTGCCACTCGTCGCTGGCGTCGGCTATCTCGTGGAGGTGCTCGATGCGGTCGCGCGCGGCGACGACCATCCGGGCGTCTTCGAGAACGTCGGTCGCCTGGCCCGCCTGACCGTCGGTGGAACGGTGATCTCGGCGCTCTACGGTGGCGTTCCGGCGGTGATTCTGGCGATGACGCTCTATGGCGCGTCTGGACTCCCGGGTGACGCCGCCCAGGGCACGATCACGGGGCTGGCGATCACGCTCGGGTCGACGGCGAGCCTGTTTCTCGCGATGGCGATCGCGTACGCCCTGCCCGCGGCGTGGGGCCTGTACGCCCACTCGGGCCGCCTCCGCGATGCGCTCGCGCTCGGCCGCCTCGGCCCGATCACGCGCGCGCCAGCCTATTTCGTCTGGACGGTCACGGGCTGGACGGTCCTGATCGGTGGCCTCGCGATCGGTGACGCGCTTTCGGTGTTCGTCGTCGGCTTCTTCGTCGCGGGCTACGCGACGGTCGTCACCGTCGGCTGCTGGGGTCGTGGCCTCGCCCGCACGGACGCCGCGCCTGGCGGGTAA
- a CDS encoding ABC transporter ATP-binding protein, producing MAGLTIDNVTKIFEDDDGEIVAIDDVSIDVADEEFLVLVGPSGCGKSTLLRMIAGLETVTSGTISLGDEIINDVKPQYLDVAMVFQSYALYPHMSVRGNMAFGLEESTALSDDEIDQQVTESAEMMEIADLLDRKPSELSGGQQQRVALGRAIVRDPEVFLMDEPLANLDAKLRAQMRTELQRLQEDLGVTTIYVTHDQTEAMTMGDRIAILNDGRLQQIGDPLTCYHQPANQFVAGFIGEPAMNFFAMDVEGDRLVGERFEYPLTDALGAAVEGRDAVTFGIRPEDIRFGGAAGEHAFEMDVDVVEPKGDENIVHLRLADADDEYGAHVSEERSPDAFVATISGMESVEAGESIVATIPPTAIHLFDATTGEAIHNRSLDNVDVSPVE from the coding sequence ATGGCTGGACTCACAATCGACAACGTTACCAAGATCTTCGAGGACGACGACGGCGAAATCGTCGCCATCGACGACGTATCGATCGACGTGGCCGACGAGGAGTTTCTGGTCCTCGTCGGCCCGTCGGGCTGTGGGAAATCGACGCTGTTGCGCATGATCGCCGGGCTGGAGACCGTCACGTCCGGCACGATATCGCTCGGTGACGAGATCATCAACGACGTCAAACCACAGTACCTGGACGTCGCGATGGTCTTCCAGTCGTACGCACTCTACCCCCACATGTCGGTCCGGGGGAACATGGCGTTCGGGCTGGAAGAATCGACCGCCCTCTCGGACGACGAGATCGACCAACAGGTCACCGAGAGCGCCGAGATGATGGAGATCGCAGACCTGCTCGACCGCAAGCCGAGCGAACTCTCGGGCGGGCAACAACAGCGTGTCGCACTCGGGCGCGCGATCGTGCGCGATCCCGAGGTGTTCCTCATGGACGAGCCGCTGGCGAACCTGGACGCGAAACTCCGCGCACAGATGCGCACGGAGCTCCAGCGCCTCCAGGAGGACCTGGGTGTGACGACGATCTACGTCACTCACGACCAGACCGAAGCGATGACGATGGGTGACCGGATCGCCATCCTGAACGACGGTCGGCTCCAGCAGATCGGGGATCCGCTGACCTGTTACCACCAGCCAGCAAACCAGTTCGTCGCGGGCTTCATCGGTGAACCCGCGATGAACTTCTTCGCGATGGACGTCGAGGGCGATCGCCTCGTCGGTGAACGCTTCGAGTATCCGTTGACCGACGCACTCGGCGCGGCGGTCGAGGGTCGAGACGCGGTCACGTTCGGCATCCGCCCGGAGGACATCAGGTTCGGCGGGGCCGCGGGCGAGCACGCCTTCGAGATGGACGTCGACGTCGTCGAACCGAAAGGCGACGAGAACATCGTCCACCTGCGACTCGCGGACGCCGACGACGAGTACGGTGCCCACGTCAGCGAGGAACGGTCGCCGGACGCGTTCGTCGCGACCATCAGCGGGATGGAATCCGTCGAGGCGGGCGAGTCGATCGTCGCGACCATTCCGCCGACGGCCATCCACCTGTTCGACGCCACCACGGGCGAGGCGATCCACAACCGCAGCCTCGACAACGTCGACGTCTCACCGGTGGAGTGA
- a CDS encoding carbohydrate ABC transporter permease — MSTSDRTIVERATTVPRKRIGLYAVLLAMVVLYLLPLETGLFTAFKTQSAFQTTIPVLPPIGNQFTIGPWGQALDRLWPALGYSVAFVVPATAFSALFGSLAAYGLTITKWRGQIVVMLIFVAGIFIPYQAVLVPLTRFWTGIVDIRGLLGPEGSLVALTITHIAYGIPICTLLFRGHFKGLDQSMFEAARLDGATIRTIYRRIAFPLAIPMFAVTLIYQFTNIWNDLLFALVLVRGEYEVVTMALQSFTGSMVGQYNLLMAGAFITALPTIAVYVLFGKQFAEGVSGGGA; from the coding sequence ATGAGCACGTCGGACCGAACTATCGTCGAGCGAGCGACGACCGTCCCGCGAAAGCGCATCGGCCTGTACGCCGTCCTCCTGGCGATGGTGGTCCTGTACCTGTTGCCTCTGGAGACAGGGCTCTTTACGGCGTTCAAGACCCAGAGCGCGTTCCAGACCACGATCCCAGTGCTCCCGCCGATCGGCAATCAGTTCACGATTGGTCCGTGGGGGCAAGCGTTAGATCGGCTCTGGCCCGCGCTGGGATACAGCGTCGCCTTCGTCGTCCCGGCGACGGCGTTTTCGGCGCTGTTCGGGTCGCTGGCGGCCTACGGGCTGACGATTACGAAGTGGCGTGGCCAGATCGTGGTCATGCTGATCTTCGTCGCGGGGATTTTTATCCCGTACCAGGCCGTGCTCGTTCCGCTCACGCGGTTCTGGACGGGTATCGTCGACATCCGTGGCCTGCTCGGCCCGGAGGGCAGTCTGGTCGCGCTGACGATCACGCACATCGCGTACGGGATCCCGATCTGTACGCTCCTCTTTCGCGGGCACTTCAAGGGCCTCGATCAGTCGATGTTCGAGGCCGCCCGTCTGGACGGTGCGACGATCCGGACGATCTACCGGCGGATCGCGTTCCCGCTGGCGATCCCGATGTTCGCGGTCACGCTGATCTACCAGTTCACGAATATCTGGAACGATCTCCTCTTCGCGCTCGTGCTCGTGCGTGGCGAGTACGAGGTCGTCACCATGGCCCTGCAGTCCTTTACGGGGTCGATGGTCGGGCAGTACAACTTGCTGATGGCCGGGGCGTTCATCACCGCACTCCCGACGATCGCGGTGTACGTCCTGTTCGGAAAACAGTTCGCAGAGGGCGTCTCCGGCGGAGGTGCTTGA
- a CDS encoding carbohydrate ABC transporter permease, protein MDRIVDRVRRYRSDEESTSDAPLATDGGHRTGGLDLGPEFVQALPFWLPAGLLVALFVYGAIGWNFLVSLTDWSGLQASYWPLDFGMYTRFFERVFAQSGDHALSWLPAPLADLFGRLLTGPIEYWSFRNTIVLLIVFTVLTLIVGLLLAILIDQQIRFENTFRTIYLLPMSLSFVVTAVFWQWMYNPRYGIINSALETVGLDFFAVDWIGAAQFKLLAVIIALTWQFSGYGMVVYLAGLRAIPNDQFEAARVDGAGTIKMYLRVIIPQLRAATLSAAVVLMVFALKAFDFLYVIFGSRPGPGADILSVMMYRTAFDTSQFAYGAAIATILFVLALGVIMPYLYIQYQRGDL, encoded by the coding sequence ATCGATCGCATCGTCGACCGCGTCCGGAGGTACCGGTCCGACGAGGAGTCCACGAGCGACGCGCCGCTCGCGACCGACGGTGGCCACCGAACTGGCGGCCTGGATCTTGGCCCCGAATTCGTCCAGGCGCTACCCTTCTGGCTGCCGGCGGGCCTGCTCGTCGCGCTGTTCGTCTACGGCGCGATCGGCTGGAACTTCCTCGTCTCGCTGACCGACTGGTCGGGGTTGCAGGCGAGCTACTGGCCGCTCGATTTCGGGATGTACACGCGGTTTTTCGAGCGAGTGTTCGCCCAGAGTGGCGATCACGCCCTCTCGTGGCTCCCCGCCCCACTCGCGGATCTGTTCGGTCGCCTGCTGACTGGACCGATCGAGTACTGGTCGTTCCGGAACACGATCGTCCTGTTGATCGTCTTCACCGTCCTCACTCTGATCGTGGGCCTGTTGCTCGCGATCCTCATCGATCAGCAGATCCGCTTCGAGAACACGTTCCGGACGATCTACCTCTTGCCGATGAGTCTCTCTTTCGTCGTGACGGCGGTGTTCTGGCAGTGGATGTACAATCCCCGGTACGGGATCATCAACTCCGCGCTGGAGACCGTCGGCCTGGATTTCTTCGCGGTCGACTGGATCGGGGCCGCGCAGTTCAAGTTGCTGGCGGTGATCATCGCGTTGACCTGGCAGTTCAGCGGCTACGGCATGGTCGTCTATCTGGCCGGCCTCCGAGCGATCCCGAACGATCAGTTCGAGGCCGCCCGGGTCGACGGTGCCGGCACGATCAAGATGTACTTGCGCGTGATCATCCCACAGTTGCGCGCAGCGACGCTGAGTGCAGCGGTCGTGTTGATGGTGTTCGCGCTGAAGGCGTTCGACTTCCTCTACGTGATCTTCGGGAGTCGGCCCGGGCCCGGTGCGGACATCCTCTCGGTGATGATGTACCGGACGGCGTTCGACACGTCCCAGTTCGCCTACGGCGCAGCGATCGCGACGATCCTGTTCGTCCTGGCGCTGGGCGTCATCATGCCGTACCTGTACATCCAGTACCAGCGAGGTGACCTATGA
- a CDS encoding ABC transporter substrate-binding protein, giving the protein MPDNPLSRRQFVSVAGTASAAMLAGCDGDGGSNELELVHWWTAGGEEDAIQALIDGYEEEYDYTVNNNPAPGGAGSALDTVIQNRVLNENPPGTFQIWPGKAMNTYLDSDVLADIGSVWTDEMQSAYQDGVMELAQTDDGTFVAVPVNIHRLNNLFYNVSVVEDAGVDPASLETPGDVLTAMETVEAETDAAGMAHQTSAQWSTVQLWEDILVGQAGVDTYLDVLDGNVAANEQAVKDALQLTADYREYFIEDAGSVSWDTGNQSVIQDEAAFLHQGDWAAGQYKSAEDFEYGTDWDYVPFPGTGDVYHVVSDAFVMPQPNPSPDATEAWLSYAGSVDGQIAFNTNKGSIPPRTDVSMDEFGPFLTSQSEDFGASTAQPPTIAHGTGVTPTVKGNVEDAFADFIANWNVDDTYSGIESAFN; this is encoded by the coding sequence ATGCCCGACAACCCACTCTCCCGACGCCAGTTCGTCAGTGTCGCAGGAACAGCCAGTGCCGCCATGCTCGCGGGGTGTGACGGCGACGGCGGATCGAACGAACTCGAACTCGTCCACTGGTGGACCGCCGGTGGTGAGGAAGACGCGATCCAGGCCCTCATCGACGGGTACGAGGAAGAATACGACTACACCGTCAACAACAACCCCGCGCCCGGTGGCGCGGGCAGTGCACTCGACACCGTCATTCAGAACCGCGTGCTCAACGAGAACCCGCCCGGCACGTTCCAGATCTGGCCGGGCAAGGCGATGAACACCTACCTCGACTCGGACGTGCTCGCGGACATCGGGTCGGTCTGGACCGACGAGATGCAGTCGGCTTACCAGGACGGCGTAATGGAACTCGCCCAGACCGACGACGGCACGTTCGTCGCCGTCCCGGTCAACATCCACCGGCTGAACAACCTGTTTTACAACGTCTCGGTCGTCGAAGACGCGGGTGTCGATCCCGCGAGTCTCGAAACGCCCGGCGACGTTCTCACGGCGATGGAGACCGTCGAAGCAGAGACCGACGCCGCCGGGATGGCCCACCAGACGAGTGCCCAGTGGTCGACCGTTCAGCTCTGGGAAGACATCCTCGTCGGACAAGCGGGCGTCGACACCTATCTCGACGTCCTCGACGGCAACGTCGCCGCCAACGAGCAGGCCGTCAAAGACGCCCTCCAGTTGACCGCCGACTACCGCGAGTACTTCATCGAGGACGCTGGGTCGGTCTCCTGGGACACCGGCAACCAGAGCGTCATCCAGGACGAGGCCGCGTTCCTCCACCAGGGCGACTGGGCCGCCGGCCAGTACAAGTCCGCCGAGGACTTCGAGTACGGCACCGACTGGGACTACGTCCCCTTCCCCGGGACCGGCGACGTCTACCACGTCGTGAGTGACGCGTTCGTGATGCCCCAGCCCAACCCCTCGCCGGACGCGACCGAGGCGTGGCTGTCGTACGCTGGCTCGGTCGACGGCCAGATCGCGTTCAACACCAACAAGGGGTCGATCCCGCCGCGAACGGACGTCTCGATGGACGAGTTCGGACCCTTCCTCACGTCCCAGTCCGAGGACTTCGGGGCGTCGACGGCCCAACCACCGACGATCGCCCACGGGACCGGCGTGACGCCCACGGTCAAGGGCAACGTCGAAGACGCCTTCGCAGACTTCATCGCGAACTGGAACGTCGACGACACCTACTCTGGCATCGAGAGCGCCTTCAACTGA
- a CDS encoding universal stress protein produces MTRPTVLVPIEVLEGESLPEGTPELLAEAHVILLGYHVIPDQTAPGQARMQFEERAQDRLTEYRTVLEEGGATVETRLVFTHDGQQTIDRQSKEHDCLATLVPRTVTELEDVLVAVRGTVGIDRLAQVVTGLFAETDVTITLFHVTDEDESDADVDLMLDGLVDRFEDGAIDPARIGTRTERGVKPADAIADLAAEYDVVVMGESDPSLATFVFGHSAEQVAERFLGPVLVVEREQMDESTD; encoded by the coding sequence ATGACCAGACCAACCGTCCTCGTCCCGATCGAGGTACTCGAAGGCGAATCGCTCCCCGAAGGAACGCCCGAACTGCTGGCCGAGGCGCACGTGATCTTGCTGGGCTATCACGTCATCCCCGATCAGACCGCGCCCGGACAGGCGCGGATGCAGTTCGAAGAGCGCGCCCAGGATCGCCTCACGGAGTACCGGACGGTCCTGGAGGAGGGCGGCGCGACCGTCGAGACGCGACTGGTCTTCACTCACGACGGCCAGCAGACGATCGATCGCCAGAGCAAAGAACACGACTGTCTGGCGACACTCGTCCCGCGGACGGTCACCGAACTGGAGGACGTGCTCGTCGCGGTCCGGGGAACGGTCGGGATCGATCGACTGGCCCAGGTCGTCACTGGCCTGTTCGCGGAAACGGACGTGACGATCACGCTGTTTCACGTTACCGACGAGGACGAGTCGGACGCCGACGTCGATTTGATGCTCGACGGTCTCGTCGATCGGTTCGAAGACGGGGCTATCGATCCCGCTCGGATCGGGACTCGCACCGAGCGTGGCGTCAAACCGGCCGACGCGATTGCCGATCTCGCGGCCGAGTACGATGTCGTCGTGATGGGCGAGTCCGACCCCTCACTCGCGACGTTCGTGTTCGGCCACTCCGCAGAACAGGTCGCTGAACGGTTCCTCGGGCCGGTGCTGGTGGTCGAGCGCGAACAGATGGACGAATCGACCGATTGA